One window of the Streptomyces sp. TS71-3 genome contains the following:
- a CDS encoding alpha-ketoglutarate-dependent dioxygenase AlkB, translating to MSAVHPGHESPTGAGNPAAPPTRAGDSADPPARAGDPADRLGLQGSLFDQADDIALGPLDGVRRTVLGDGAWIDLLPGWLTGADALFEQLAEQVPWRAERRRMYDNTVAVPRLLAFYAETDPLPHPVLDEARAALTGRYAAELGEGFATAGLCLYRDGRDSVAWHGDRIGRGSREDTMVAILSVGTPRDLLLRPRGGGTSLRRPLGHGDLIVMGGSCQRTWEHAIPKSARASGPRISIQFRPHGVR from the coding sequence ATGTCCGCAGTCCATCCAGGGCACGAATCGCCCACCGGGGCAGGAAACCCCGCCGCACCGCCCACCCGGGCCGGGGACTCCGCCGATCCGCCCGCGCGGGCCGGGGACCCCGCCGACCGGCTCGGCCTCCAGGGTTCGCTCTTCGACCAGGCCGACGACATCGCGCTCGGTCCACTCGACGGCGTGCGCAGGACCGTGCTCGGCGACGGCGCCTGGATCGACCTGCTGCCGGGCTGGCTGACCGGCGCCGACGCCCTCTTCGAACAGCTCGCGGAGCAGGTGCCGTGGCGTGCGGAGCGCAGGCGGATGTACGACAACACCGTCGCCGTGCCGCGGCTGCTCGCGTTCTACGCCGAGACCGACCCGCTGCCGCATCCGGTCCTCGACGAGGCACGGGCCGCGCTGACCGGGCGCTACGCCGCCGAACTCGGCGAGGGGTTCGCCACGGCGGGGCTGTGCCTGTACCGCGACGGGCGGGACAGCGTGGCGTGGCACGGGGACCGGATCGGCCGCGGCTCCCGCGAGGACACCATGGTGGCGATCCTCTCCGTGGGCACCCCGCGCGACCTGCTGCTGCGCCCGCGCGGCGGCGGAACCTCCCTCCGCCGTCCACTCGGCCACGGCGACCTGATCGTCATGGGCGGCTCCTGCCAGCGCACGTGGGAGCACGCGATCCCCAAGAGCGCGCGGGCCTCGGGGCCCCGGATCAGCATCCAGTTCCGGCCGCACGGGGTGCGGTGA
- a CDS encoding response regulator transcription factor — protein sequence MRVLVVEDSIELLEIVAQGLRDHGFAVDIAPDGANALEQTAVNRYDVVVLDRDLPQVHGDDVCRAVVAGDGQTKVLMLTAAGTIDDRVSGLNLGADDYLPKPFAFAELVARIQALGRRAHPALPPVLTHADVALDTARRTVTRGGRPLALTGKEFGMLQVLLGARGAVVTSEELLEKVWDAHADPFTNTVRTTLSRLRRKLGTPELIETITGAGYRLR from the coding sequence GTGCGCGTACTGGTGGTCGAGGACAGCATCGAACTGCTGGAGATCGTCGCGCAGGGCCTGCGCGACCATGGCTTCGCGGTGGACATCGCGCCGGACGGCGCGAACGCACTGGAGCAGACCGCGGTCAACCGCTACGACGTCGTCGTCCTCGACCGCGACCTCCCTCAGGTGCACGGTGACGACGTCTGCCGCGCGGTCGTCGCCGGCGACGGGCAGACCAAGGTGCTGATGCTCACCGCCGCGGGCACCATCGACGACCGCGTCTCGGGGCTGAACCTGGGCGCCGACGACTACCTGCCCAAGCCCTTCGCGTTCGCCGAACTGGTGGCGCGCATCCAGGCGCTGGGCCGCCGGGCGCACCCGGCGCTGCCCCCGGTGCTCACCCACGCCGACGTCGCCCTGGACACCGCACGCCGTACCGTCACCCGCGGAGGCCGCCCCCTCGCGCTCACCGGCAAGGAGTTCGGGATGCTCCAGGTGCTGCTCGGGGCGCGCGGCGCGGTCGTCACCAGTGAGGAGCTGCTGGAGAAGGTATGGGACGCGCACGCCGACCCGTTCACGAACACGGTCCGCACCACCCTGTCGCGGCTGCGCCGCAAGCTGGGTACCCCGGAGCTGATCGAGACGATCACCGGAGCGGGGTACCGGCTGCGGTGA
- a CDS encoding HAMP domain-containing sensor histidine kinase: MTPPPGTGGQRGRSSLAAWLDRTRLPGSLRLRLTAVYGGLFLIAGSALLAATYGLVARQIGTRAAGLPRARELRVLARSLGDGRGATLRAIREAQANERANALHELLTQSAVALAFMTLIAVVLGWVLAGRALRPLREITATARRLSTHNLDERINLPGPGGELKDLADTFDGMLARLSAAFEAQRRFAANASHELRTPLTVQRAAIDVALANPTEESLRTMALRLRAATERHEHVIESLLTLARSQTGVDRREGVDMAAAAEAALTSAEADAGARGLRVERRLAPAPLLGDPVLIERLAVNLVQNATRHNVDGGWLYVATRADGRHVTLQVANTGRDLPQEKVAELFQPFRRLAPDRVVPGGVPGRPGAGLGLSIVAAIAAAHGGTCTARARAGGGLEVSVSFPVAPL; encoded by the coding sequence GTGACGCCACCGCCCGGGACGGGTGGCCAGAGGGGCCGCTCCTCCCTGGCCGCCTGGCTCGACCGCACCCGGCTGCCCGGCTCGCTCAGGCTCCGGCTGACCGCGGTCTACGGCGGGCTGTTCCTCATCGCGGGCTCGGCCCTGCTCGCCGCCACCTACGGCCTGGTGGCCCGGCAGATCGGCACCCGTGCCGCCGGCCTGCCCCGCGCCCGGGAACTCCGCGTGCTGGCGCGCTCGCTCGGCGACGGCCGCGGGGCGACCCTCCGCGCCATCCGGGAGGCGCAGGCGAACGAGCGGGCCAACGCGCTGCACGAGCTCCTGACGCAGTCCGCCGTCGCCCTGGCCTTCATGACGCTGATCGCCGTCGTCCTGGGCTGGGTGCTGGCCGGCCGGGCGCTGCGCCCGCTCCGGGAGATCACGGCCACCGCCCGCAGGCTCTCCACCCACAACCTCGACGAGCGGATCAACCTGCCCGGCCCGGGCGGCGAGCTCAAGGACCTCGCGGACACCTTCGACGGGATGCTGGCGCGGCTCTCCGCGGCCTTCGAGGCGCAACGGCGGTTCGCCGCCAACGCCTCGCACGAGCTGCGCACGCCGCTGACGGTGCAGCGGGCCGCCATCGACGTCGCACTCGCCAACCCCACCGAGGAGTCGCTGCGGACCATGGCGCTGCGCCTGCGGGCCGCCACCGAACGGCACGAGCACGTCATCGAGAGCCTGCTGACGCTGGCGCGCAGCCAGACCGGCGTGGACCGCCGGGAGGGCGTCGACATGGCGGCGGCGGCCGAGGCGGCGCTCACGAGTGCGGAGGCTGACGCCGGGGCGCGGGGGCTGCGGGTCGAGCGCCGCCTCGCTCCCGCCCCCCTGCTCGGCGATCCCGTCCTGATCGAACGGCTCGCCGTCAACCTCGTGCAGAACGCGACCCGGCACAACGTCGACGGCGGCTGGCTGTACGTGGCGACCCGCGCCGACGGGCGGCACGTCACGCTCCAGGTGGCCAACACGGGCCGCGACCTTCCCCAGGAGAAGGTCGCGGAACTCTTCCAGCCGTTCCGCCGGCTTGCCCCGGACCGCGTCGTCCCCGGCGGGGTACCCGGGCGGCCCGGGGCCGGGCTGGGGCTGTCCATCGTGGCGGCGATCGCCGCGGCCCACGGCGGCACGTGCACGGCCCGCGCTCGCGCGGGGGGTGGGCTGGAGGTTTCGGTGAGCTTCCCCGTGGCGCCACTTTGA
- a CDS encoding D-aminoacylase, translated as MGATSHPPRPVVRTRPKHPHRDGDDLAAPSEKGTGMDLVIQDTLVIDGTGGPAYRADVGLDGGRIAGIRRSGEPRLSARRTLDAHGLALSPGFIDMHAHSDLALLRDPDHSAKAAQGVTLEVIGQDGLSYAPVDDRTLAEVSQAITGWNGDVLSDPVITPTWRSVGEYLDRLDHGFDGAGIAVNAAYLIPQGSVRMLAAGWDDREATAAELDHMRHLVATGMREGAVGMSSGLTYTPGMYANDDELVALCRVVAEHGGYYSPHHRSYGAGALEAYEEMVAVARASGCPLHLAHATMNFDVNEGRAPELLALLDRALADGADITLDTYPYTPGSTTLVSMLPSWAAVGGPDSILARLRDDATSERIRHDVEVTGSDGCHGVPIDWDAIEISGVRDPALTGFVGRTVHACAAERGERPWATARRLLLEDRLGATILQHVGHEENVRQIMRHRVHTGGSDGILQGDKPHPRAYGTFPRYLGHYVRELGLLSLEECVAHLTGRPAGRLRLADRGLVREGHRADLVLFDPDTVAAGSTFAAPRTLPEGIPYVLIDGRFVIEDGRRTDVLAGRTVRGTATATAT; from the coding sequence GTGGGCGCGACCAGCCACCCACCCCGGCCGGTGGTCCGGACACGACCGAAACACCCGCACCGGGACGGTGACGACCTGGCCGCCCCGTCGGAGAAAGGTACTGGTATGGATCTGGTCATCCAGGACACCCTGGTCATCGACGGCACCGGAGGGCCCGCCTACCGTGCCGACGTAGGGCTGGACGGCGGCCGGATCGCCGGAATCCGCAGATCCGGCGAGCCCCGGCTCTCCGCCCGCCGGACGCTGGACGCCCACGGCCTCGCCCTCTCCCCCGGCTTCATCGACATGCACGCCCACAGCGACCTCGCCCTGCTCCGCGACCCGGACCACAGCGCGAAGGCGGCGCAGGGCGTCACCCTCGAAGTCATCGGCCAGGACGGCCTGTCGTACGCGCCCGTCGACGACCGCACCCTCGCGGAGGTGAGCCAGGCCATCACCGGCTGGAACGGCGACGTCCTGAGCGACCCGGTCATCACCCCCACATGGCGCTCCGTCGGCGAGTACCTGGACCGCCTCGACCACGGCTTCGACGGCGCCGGCATCGCCGTCAACGCCGCCTACCTCATCCCCCAGGGCTCCGTGCGGATGCTCGCCGCCGGCTGGGACGACCGGGAGGCCACCGCCGCCGAGCTCGACCACATGCGGCACCTGGTCGCCACGGGCATGCGCGAGGGCGCGGTCGGCATGTCCTCGGGCCTCACCTACACGCCGGGCATGTACGCGAACGACGACGAGCTCGTCGCGCTCTGCCGCGTCGTGGCCGAGCACGGCGGCTACTACAGCCCGCACCACCGCTCCTACGGGGCGGGCGCCCTGGAGGCGTACGAGGAGATGGTGGCCGTCGCCCGCGCCTCGGGCTGCCCGCTGCACCTGGCGCACGCCACCATGAACTTCGACGTGAACGAGGGCCGGGCCCCCGAGCTGCTGGCCCTGCTCGACCGCGCCCTGGCCGACGGCGCCGACATCACCCTGGACACGTATCCGTACACGCCGGGCTCCACCACGCTGGTCTCGATGCTGCCGAGCTGGGCCGCGGTCGGCGGGCCCGACTCGATCCTCGCCCGCCTGCGGGACGACGCGACGTCCGAACGCATCCGCCACGACGTGGAGGTGACGGGCTCCGACGGCTGCCACGGGGTGCCGATCGACTGGGACGCCATCGAGATCTCGGGCGTCCGCGACCCCGCGCTCACGGGCTTCGTGGGCCGCACCGTCCACGCCTGTGCGGCCGAGCGCGGCGAGCGGCCCTGGGCGACGGCGCGCCGGCTGCTGCTGGAGGACCGGCTCGGCGCGACGATCCTCCAGCACGTCGGGCACGAGGAGAACGTCCGGCAGATCATGCGGCACCGGGTGCACACCGGCGGCTCGGACGGCATCCTCCAGGGCGACAAGCCGCACCCGCGCGCGTACGGCACCTTCCCCCGCTACCTCGGCCACTACGTGCGCGAGCTGGGCCTGCTCTCGCTGGAGGAGTGCGTCGCCCACCTCACCGGCCGCCCCGCCGGGCGCCTGCGGCTGGCCGACCGCGGCCTGGTGCGCGAGGGCCACCGCGCCGACCTGGTGCTCTTCGACCCGGACACGGTCGCCGCGGGCTCGACCTTCGCGGCTCCCCGGACGCTGCCGGAGGGCATCCCGTACGTGCTGATCGACGGCCGCTTCGTCATCGAGGACGGACGGCGCACGGACGTCCTGGCGGGGCGCACGGTGCGCGGCACGGCGACGGCGACGGCGACGTAA
- a CDS encoding amino acid deaminase, whose amino-acid sequence MASDHVTGESVSPSGNPVATDPEGSRDPAGRRASDPAVRTVVEAAARLADERVDHRFKGLPPDAEGLTVGELAAQRRNLFTDGFTTPVLTLSAERLAHNLTLMESYAERHALSFAPHGKTSMAPQLFARQLQYGAWGITLAVPHQVRVARAFGVPRVFLANELVDAPALTWLAGQLAADPDFRFICYVDSVRGVELMDGILRQAGAQAGGTARPVDVVVELAGGEGARTGARTDAECRAVADAVAATGTLRLVGVAGYEGEVPDATPERVGAYLRRLTALLAEFDKAGRFGGAGLDEIVVSAGGSAWFDAVADVFAEIPGLSLPVRKLLRSGAYVSHDDGHYRHVTPFNRVPEEGALHPAFRLWAQVVSRPAPDQAFLNAGKRDAAYDLDLPEAQVVRDAAAGAGGGAERAAEGIEVEKLSDQHAWLRTGPAARLRVGDWVGLGLSHPCTSFDKWSLIPVTEPDGTVTDYVRTFF is encoded by the coding sequence ATGGCGTCCGACCACGTGACCGGTGAGTCCGTTTCCCCCTCCGGAAACCCCGTAGCCACCGATCCCGAGGGCTCCCGCGATCCCGCCGGGCGCCGGGCCTCGGATCCGGCCGTCCGCACGGTCGTCGAGGCCGCCGCCCGGCTGGCGGACGAGCGCGTCGACCACCGCTTCAAGGGCCTGCCGCCGGACGCCGAGGGACTGACCGTCGGCGAGCTCGCGGCGCAGCGCAGGAACCTCTTCACGGACGGCTTCACCACCCCCGTCCTCACGCTCTCCGCCGAACGCCTCGCCCACAACCTCACCCTGATGGAGAGCTACGCGGAGCGGCACGCCCTGTCGTTCGCGCCGCACGGCAAGACGTCCATGGCGCCGCAGCTCTTCGCGCGCCAGCTCCAGTACGGCGCCTGGGGCATCACGCTCGCGGTGCCGCACCAGGTGCGGGTGGCGCGCGCCTTCGGCGTCCCGCGCGTCTTCCTCGCCAACGAGCTGGTGGACGCGCCCGCCCTGACCTGGCTCGCCGGGCAGCTCGCCGCCGACCCGGACTTCCGCTTCATCTGCTACGTCGACTCGGTGCGCGGCGTCGAGCTGATGGACGGCATCCTGCGGCAGGCCGGCGCGCAGGCGGGCGGCACCGCGCGCCCGGTGGACGTCGTGGTCGAGCTGGCCGGGGGCGAGGGCGCCCGCACCGGTGCCCGCACGGACGCCGAGTGCCGGGCCGTCGCCGACGCGGTGGCCGCGACGGGCACGCTGCGGCTGGTGGGCGTCGCCGGCTACGAGGGCGAGGTGCCGGACGCCACGCCGGAGCGCGTGGGCGCCTATCTGCGCCGGCTGACCGCACTGCTCGCCGAGTTCGACAAGGCGGGCCGGTTCGGCGGCGCGGGGCTCGACGAGATCGTGGTGAGCGCGGGCGGCAGCGCGTGGTTCGACGCGGTCGCGGACGTCTTCGCCGAGATCCCGGGACTCTCGCTGCCGGTGCGCAAGCTGCTGCGCTCGGGGGCGTACGTGTCGCACGACGACGGCCACTACCGGCACGTCACGCCCTTCAACAGGGTGCCCGAGGAGGGCGCGCTGCACCCCGCGTTCCGGCTGTGGGCGCAGGTCGTCTCGCGGCCCGCGCCGGACCAGGCGTTCCTGAACGCCGGGAAGCGGGACGCGGCGTACGACCTCGACCTGCCGGAGGCACAGGTGGTACGGGACGCCGCCGCGGGTGCCGGTGGCGGGGCGGAGCGCGCCGCTGAGGGCATCGAGGTCGAGAAGCTCTCGGACCAGCACGCGTGGCTGCGGACCGGGCCCGCGGCCCGGCTGCGGGTCGGGGACTGGGTCGGGCTCGGCCTCTCGCATCCGTGCACGTCGTTCGACAAGTGGTCCCTGATCCCGGTGACCGAGCCGGACGGCACGGTGACGGACTACGTCCGGACGTTCTTCTAG
- a CDS encoding sugar kinase gives MVTFLPSRPGRLADVPAFERAIGGAESNVAVGLAGAGHTAKWVSRVGTDGFGDHLVERIASYGVDTCDVQRDPRRPTGIYFRTAGERAVSRGAPGASGTAGGTGASGDPGASEDPGVPAAPASPSVGPSAQPSSERPSAGLAEVVYYRAGSAASAMSPANMPADVLRSGRVLHLTGITAALSADCRALLDDLTTRPALRAPDEGGPAGSRDADERGPADSRDADERGPADSRAAGDGGPAGSRPADRTAAAHRPLLSFDVNYRVSLWGPADRPGETLLALARRCDLVFVGEDEAEAAWHVTGGPAAVRALLPEPRLLVVKQGATGVTVFHREQGEERAPRAADAAGAPDTVTFVPALHVDVVAPVGAGDAFAAGFLSGTLRGLPVRDRVRHGHLMAAAALTVPGDLGDPGTAAGGGAAGAWQARADRLAALDEEAWGTLRLGPGWTRDMAGAGRAGARDAHGAGPRAQGSGADEEGRTP, from the coding sequence ATGGTCACCTTCCTGCCCAGCAGGCCCGGCCGGCTCGCCGACGTGCCCGCGTTCGAACGGGCCATCGGCGGCGCCGAGTCGAACGTGGCGGTCGGTCTGGCCGGCGCCGGGCACACCGCGAAGTGGGTGAGCCGGGTCGGCACGGACGGCTTCGGGGACCACCTCGTGGAGCGGATCGCCTCCTACGGCGTCGACACCTGCGACGTCCAGCGCGATCCGCGGCGGCCCACGGGGATCTACTTCCGCACGGCGGGGGAGCGCGCGGTGTCCCGCGGCGCCCCGGGCGCCTCCGGCACGGCAGGAGGAACGGGCGCTTCGGGGGACCCCGGTGCTTCGGAGGACCCCGGCGTTCCCGCTGCCCCCGCCTCACCGTCCGTCGGGCCATCCGCTCAGCCATCCTCTGAGCGGCCCTCGGCGGGCCTCGCCGAAGTCGTCTACTACCGCGCCGGCTCCGCCGCCTCGGCCATGTCCCCGGCGAACATGCCCGCCGACGTGCTGCGCTCGGGCCGCGTCCTGCACCTCACCGGCATCACCGCCGCGCTCTCCGCCGACTGCCGCGCCCTCCTGGACGACCTCACCACCCGCCCCGCGCTCCGGGCGCCGGACGAGGGCGGACCGGCCGGCTCGCGCGACGCCGACGAGCGTGGACCCGCCGACTCGCGCGACGCCGACGAGCGTGGACCCGCCGACTCGCGCGCCGCTGGCGACGGCGGCCCGGCCGGCTCGCGCCCCGCCGACCGCACCGCCGCCGCGCACCGCCCGCTGCTCTCCTTCGACGTCAACTACCGCGTCAGCCTCTGGGGTCCCGCCGACCGCCCCGGCGAGACCCTGCTCGCCCTCGCGCGCCGCTGCGACCTGGTCTTCGTCGGCGAGGACGAGGCCGAGGCGGCGTGGCACGTCACCGGTGGGCCCGCCGCCGTCCGCGCCCTGCTGCCCGAGCCCCGGCTGCTCGTCGTCAAGCAGGGCGCCACCGGCGTCACCGTCTTCCACCGGGAGCAAGGGGAGGAGCGCGCGCCGAGGGCGGCGGACGCGGCCGGCGCGCCCGACACCGTCACCTTCGTGCCCGCCCTGCACGTGGACGTGGTCGCCCCGGTCGGCGCGGGCGACGCCTTCGCCGCCGGGTTCCTCTCCGGCACCCTGCGCGGCCTGCCCGTACGCGACCGGGTCAGGCACGGCCACCTGATGGCCGCCGCCGCCCTCACCGTCCCCGGCGACCTGGGAGACCCGGGCACCGCGGCCGGTGGAGGAGCGGCCGGGGCCTGGCAGGCGCGCGCCGACCGGCTGGCCGCTCTGGACGAGGAGGCATGGGGGACACTTCGACTCGGCCCCGGCTGGACGAGGGACATGGCCGGCGCCGGCCGGGCGGGCGCGAGGGACGCGCACGGGGCCGGTCCCCGCGCGCAGGGGAGCGGGGCCGACGAGGAGGGGCGTACGCCATGA
- a CDS encoding IclR family transcriptional regulator, producing the protein MSQTVDRALSILPLLAEGPADLGRVAESLGVHKSTALRLLRTLHEHGLVYRQSDQRYRLGARLFALAQQAVESLDVREIAHPHLVDLNERCGHTVHLAVHEEDEVLYIDKVESRYPVRMYSRIGKPVAITVAAVAKLLLADLPEAERRTLAHRLDYPMYTSRSTPNATAFLKELATVREQGWATDLGGHEESINCVGAPITGAGGRAVAAMSVSAPNVVVTAEELLTLLPLVRRTADAISREYSGHPGSGTAPARGLAAASAAVDVPEPPAASGAAAPAAPPHAHPAPHAHPTKDRP; encoded by the coding sequence ATGAGCCAGACCGTCGACCGCGCGCTGAGCATCCTGCCGCTGCTCGCGGAGGGCCCCGCCGACCTCGGCCGGGTCGCCGAGAGCCTCGGCGTGCACAAGTCCACGGCCCTGCGGCTGCTGCGCACCCTGCACGAGCACGGCCTGGTCTACCGCCAGTCCGACCAGCGCTACCGGCTCGGGGCGCGGCTCTTCGCGCTGGCGCAGCAGGCCGTGGAGAGCCTGGACGTGCGCGAGATCGCCCACCCCCACCTCGTCGACCTCAACGAGCGGTGCGGCCACACCGTGCACCTCGCCGTCCACGAGGAGGACGAGGTGCTGTACATCGACAAGGTGGAGAGCCGCTACCCGGTCCGGATGTACTCGCGGATCGGCAAGCCGGTCGCCATCACCGTCGCCGCGGTCGCCAAGCTGCTGCTGGCCGACCTGCCCGAGGCCGAGCGCCGGACGCTGGCGCACCGCCTCGACTACCCCATGTACACGTCCCGTTCGACGCCGAACGCCACCGCCTTCCTCAAGGAGCTGGCCACCGTGCGCGAACAGGGCTGGGCCACCGACCTCGGCGGCCACGAGGAGTCCATCAACTGCGTCGGCGCCCCCATCACCGGCGCCGGCGGCAGGGCCGTGGCCGCCATGTCGGTGTCCGCGCCGAACGTGGTCGTGACGGCCGAGGAACTCCTCACCCTGCTGCCGCTGGTGCGCCGTACCGCGGACGCCATCAGCCGGGAGTACTCGGGGCACCCCGGCTCGGGGACGGCCCCGGCCCGGGGGCTCGCCGCCGCGTCCGCCGCGGTGGACGTTCCCGAGCCACCCGCCGCGTCCGGCGCGGCGGCCCCCGCCGCACCGCCTCACGCACACCCCGCACCTCACGCACACCCCACCAAGGACCGCCCATGA
- a CDS encoding RidA family protein: MTEKTALTPATHTTPPAKFSHGVRKGNILQVAGQVGFLPAVEGQPPTPAGPSLGEQTLQTLANVKAILEEGGASWDDVMMIRVYLTDVAHFAEFNTLYNGYFEEQDLKQPPAARTTVYVGLPKGLLVEIDALAVLG, encoded by the coding sequence ATGACCGAGAAGACCGCCCTCACCCCCGCGACCCACACCACCCCGCCCGCGAAGTTCTCCCACGGCGTCAGGAAGGGCAACATCCTCCAGGTCGCCGGCCAGGTCGGCTTCCTGCCCGCCGTCGAGGGCCAGCCGCCCACCCCGGCCGGTCCCAGCCTGGGCGAGCAGACCCTCCAGACCCTCGCCAACGTGAAGGCGATCCTCGAAGAGGGCGGCGCGAGCTGGGACGACGTGATGATGATCCGCGTGTACCTGACGGACGTGGCCCACTTCGCGGAGTTCAACACCCTCTACAACGGCTACTTCGAGGAGCAGGACCTCAAGCAGCCCCCCGCCGCGCGCACCACCGTCTACGTCGGTCTGCCCAAGGGGCTGCTCGTCGAGATCGACGCGCTCGCCGTGCTGGGCTGA
- a CDS encoding GntP family permease — protein sequence MSPSTHVLAPAAGASPHTLAAAAAPETPPHTGGLLLLIDGTPGLLTLAVLGILLLLFLIIKVRLQPFVALLAVSIAVGLGAGLSVTELFGTVQKSDAVSLIESGMGGTLGHIAIIIGLGTMLGAVLEVSGGAEVLAARLMRLFGEKRGPLAMGLTGLIFGIPVFFDVGIFVLAPLVYAAAKRSGKSIVLYAMPMLAGLSMTHAFLPPHPGPVAAAALLHVDLGWIILMGVICGLPAVLAAWVWSAWIGRRLFVPVPQDMAEAAEESRQALRAEQRAAGVTPPEKPVPLGTVLAIIGTPLVLILLATFSSIVFDPSTGRSVVEFLGHPFVALTIALGLAYWLLGLRRGWSRKSLETVSTASLKPVGNILLVVGAGGIFGAVLKGSGVAQALSDTFHDVGLPVIVLAYLISLVLRVAQGSATVAIVTTAGIVWPLLEHGGYSQAFTALVIMAISAGSIFASHVNDGGFWMVAKYFGISERDTLKTWTVLESVLSVAGFVMAAVVSLFV from the coding sequence ATGTCCCCATCCACGCATGTCCTGGCGCCGGCCGCCGGGGCATCGCCTCACACCCTGGCCGCCGCGGCGGCGCCCGAGACGCCACCCCACACCGGCGGCCTGCTGCTCCTGATCGACGGCACCCCGGGCCTGCTGACCCTCGCCGTGCTCGGCATCCTGCTGCTGCTCTTCCTGATCATCAAGGTGCGGCTGCAACCGTTCGTCGCCCTGCTCGCGGTCTCCATAGCCGTCGGCCTCGGGGCCGGCCTGTCCGTCACGGAGCTCTTCGGCACCGTGCAGAAGTCGGACGCGGTCTCCCTGATCGAGTCCGGCATGGGCGGCACCCTCGGCCATATCGCCATCATCATCGGCCTCGGCACCATGCTCGGGGCGGTCCTGGAGGTCTCCGGCGGCGCCGAGGTGCTCGCGGCCCGGCTGATGCGCCTCTTCGGCGAGAAGCGCGGCCCGCTCGCCATGGGCCTGACCGGCCTCATATTCGGCATCCCCGTCTTCTTCGACGTCGGCATCTTCGTCCTCGCGCCGCTCGTCTACGCGGCCGCCAAGCGGTCCGGCAAGTCGATCGTCCTCTACGCCATGCCGATGCTGGCGGGCCTGTCCATGACGCACGCCTTCCTGCCGCCGCACCCCGGCCCCGTCGCCGCCGCCGCGCTGCTCCACGTCGACCTCGGCTGGATCATCCTGATGGGCGTCATCTGCGGCCTGCCCGCCGTGCTCGCCGCGTGGGTGTGGTCGGCCTGGATCGGTCGCCGGCTCTTCGTGCCCGTGCCGCAGGACATGGCCGAGGCCGCCGAGGAGTCCCGGCAGGCGCTGCGGGCCGAGCAGCGCGCCGCGGGCGTCACCCCGCCGGAGAAGCCCGTGCCGCTCGGCACCGTGCTCGCCATCATCGGCACCCCGCTGGTGCTGATCCTGCTGGCGACGTTCTCCTCCATCGTCTTCGACCCCTCCACGGGCCGCTCCGTGGTCGAGTTCCTGGGCCACCCGTTCGTCGCGCTCACCATCGCGCTGGGCCTCGCCTACTGGCTGCTCGGCCTGCGCCGCGGCTGGTCGCGCAAGTCGCTGGAGACCGTCTCGACGGCCTCCCTCAAGCCGGTCGGCAACATCCTGCTGGTGGTCGGCGCGGGCGGGATCTTCGGTGCCGTCCTCAAGGGCAGCGGGGTCGCGCAGGCCCTCTCGGACACCTTCCACGACGTGGGCCTGCCGGTGATCGTGCTGGCGTACCTGATCTCCCTGGTGCTGCGGGTCGCGCAGGGCTCCGCGACCGTGGCCATCGTCACCACCGCCGGCATCGTCTGGCCGCTGCTGGAGCACGGCGGGTACTCGCAGGCCTTCACGGCGCTGGTGATCATGGCCATCTCGGCGGGCTCGATCTTCGCCTCGCACGTCAACGACGGCGGGTTCTGGATGGTCGCCAAGTACTTCGGGATCAGCGAGCGGGACACCCTGAAGACGTGGACCGTCCTGGAGTCCGTGCTGTCCGTCGCGGGCTTCGTGATGGCCGCGGTGGTGAGCCTCTTCGTCTAG